The following are from one region of the Littorina saxatilis isolate snail1 linkage group LG4, US_GU_Lsax_2.0, whole genome shotgun sequence genome:
- the LOC138965603 gene encoding fibroblast growth factor receptor 4-like has product MAPCAVANKAADDERKALQEELEQMLLVGPHPNIIQLIGSCMHDGSLHIIMELAEQGDLLNYLRQGKLRHEQYVSVGPDGTLREQKALHVTDHYELMLFSWHIAKGMSHLESVKCIHRDLAARNCLLTSGPAAKLSDFGLSRDVYENGYYLRHSKTSVILP; this is encoded by the exons ATGGCGCCTTGTGCGGTTGCCA ACAAGGCAGCGGACGACGAACGCAAGGCTCTGCAGGAAGAACTGGAACAGATGCTGCTGGTGGGACCTCATCCCAACATCATTCAGCTCATCGGATCCTGCATGCACGACG GCAGCCTTCACATCATCATGGAGCTTGCAGAACAGGGTGACCTACTGAACTACTTACGCCAGGGCAAGCTGCGACACGAGCAGTACGTGAGCGTGGGACCTGACGGCACACTGCGCGAACAGAAGGCTCTGCACGTCACAGACCACTACGAGCTCATGCTCTTCTCCTGGCACATTGCCAAGGGCATGAGTCACCTGGAAAGCGTCAAG TGTATCCACAGAGACCTAGCTGCCAGGAACTGCCTTCTTACCTCTGGTCCGGCAGCCAAGCTGTCAGACTTCGGACTGTCCAGAGATGTCTACGAAAACGGTTACTACCTCAGGCACTCCAAG acctcggtcattctgccttaa